In Myxocyprinus asiaticus isolate MX2 ecotype Aquarium Trade chromosome 3, UBuf_Myxa_2, whole genome shotgun sequence, the following proteins share a genomic window:
- the LOC127430412 gene encoding V-set and immunoglobulin domain-containing protein 10-like isoform X1: MENIVSHNMMGQPVTLMRIFTIVLYLSHPTDSEEQVQQFVIGEKGQNATLQCKDLPVDALSVRWAKNGVMVVTQNPSELLAHLSIGNNGSLQITELQYIDEGLYYCETKTPDGSWRNQSKIQLQITDGPTNISLNIKPATPLKNGTLFVKRSSSVFFNCSSEAYPSQNLAWIVEDAAQDNRDRASGSKSSLEFSISNILPSDQGIYTCASQNTFSMRTVNKSQELLVYYAPESHPVCSWELGKEPSDVLFICSWYGGYPVPTLDWHEVLEETVIAKGPMVNTSQETERLDVHVNRFILHDGEEVKCVGHHLTGVESSCSFNLKMPYPLGSPLVTALEGSAVTLSCTETESLPPAKTVWKHKDNKVINNTSKYIISESKPTYTLTIVNVTKADEGIFYCYSENPLGARELELYLTVKTSAGRGAAVGVLVSVLIVIIGIILSVTLYSKRDRICIGKYKSDTEYKTASK, from the exons ATGGAAAATATTGTGTCTCATAATATGATGGGACAACCTGTAACTTTAATGAGAATATTCACAATAGTTTTGTATCTGTCACACCCAACAG ATTCAGAAGAGCAGGTGCAGCAGTTTGTTATTGGGGAGAAGGGACAGAATGCTACACTACAATGTAAAGACCTGCCAGTTGATGCATTATCAGTTCGTTGGGCGAAAAATGGAGTCATGGTTGTTACCCAAAACCCCTCCGAGCTGTTGGCCCATCTTTCCATCGGAAACAACGGTTCCCTGCAGATCACTGAACTGCAGTATATAGATGAAGGCCTGTATTATTGTGAAACCAAAACACCTGACGGCTCATGGCGAAATCAATCGAAGATTCAACTTCAAATCACTG atggTCCAACTAATATATCACTGAACATAAAACCAGCAACTCCCCTAAAAAATGGAACGCTGTTTGTCAAAAGAAGttccagtgttttttttaattgctccAGTGAAGCTTATCCCTCACAGAATCTGGCGTGGATAGTTGAAGATGCAGCACAGGATAATCGTGACCGAGCTTCTGGGAGCAAATCATCTCTTGAGTTTTCCATAAGTAACATCCTGCCAAGTGATCAAGGGATCTACACATGTGCTTCTCAAAATACCTTCTCCATGAGAACTGTGAACAAGAGCCAGGAACTACTAGTTTACT ATGCTCCAGAGAGTCATCCCGTGTGCAGTTGGGAATTGGGAAAAGAGCCATCCGATGTTTTGTTCATATGTAGCTGGTATGGAGGCTACCCTGTGCCCACCCTGGACTGGCATGAGGTTCTTGAAGAGACTGTAATAGCCAAGGGTCCCATGGTCAACACATCCCAAGAGACTGAGCGTTTGGACGTACATGTGAACAGGTTTATATTACACGATGGAGAGGAAGTGAAGTGTGTGGGACATCACTTAACTGGAGTAGAGAGTTCATGCTCCTTCAACCTCA AAATGCCGTACCCATTAGGATCCCCTTTGGTTACTGCTCTGGAGGGCAGTGCAGTCACTCTCAGTTGTACAGAGACTGAATCTCTTCCACCGGCTAAAACTGTATGGAAacataaggacaacaaagtcatcaACAATACCTCGAAATACATCATATCTGAGAGTAAacccacatacacactcactatAGTCAATGTAACAAAAGCAGATGAGGGCATCTTCTACTGCTATAGTGAAAACCCTCTCGGCGCAAGAGAGCTGGAATTGTATCTAACTGTGAAAA CCTCTGCAGGTAGAGGAGCCGCAGTTGGTGTCTTAGTTTCCGTTTTAATAGTCATCATTGGAATTATTCTTAGTGTGACATTATACTCAAAGCGTGACAGAATTTGCATTGGTAAGTATAAATCTGATACTGAATACAAAACTGCATCTAAATAA
- the LOC127430412 gene encoding V-set and immunoglobulin domain-containing protein 10-like isoform X2: MENIVSHNMMGQPVTLMRIFTIVLYLSHPTDSEEQVQQFVIGEKGQNATLQCKDLPVDALSVRWAKNGVMVVTQNPSELLAHLSIGNNGSLQITELQYIDEGLYYCETKTPDGSWRNQSKIQLQITDGPTNISLNIKPATPLKNGTLFVKRSSSVFFNCSSEAYPSQNLAWIVEDAAQDNRDRASGSKSSLEFSISNILPSDQGIYTCASQNTFSMRTVNKSQELLVYYAPESHPVCSWELGKEPSDVLFICSWYGGYPVPTLDWHEVLEETVIAKGPMVNTSQETERLDVHVNRFILHDGEEVKCVGHHLTGVESSCSFNLKMPYPLGSPLVTALEGSAVTLSCTETESLPPAKTVWKHKDNKVINNTSKYIISESKPTYTLTIVNVTKADEGIFYCYSENPLGARELELYLTVKTSAGRGAAVGVLVSVLIVIIGIILSVTLYSKRDRICIGLGFSNLDDNRGDVLSLVDSDEEEIFHDAVPQLPPLTNGNATTLVDIHSIPSCDFKDNSDCTEDTDQTQQHQTE, from the exons ATGGAAAATATTGTGTCTCATAATATGATGGGACAACCTGTAACTTTAATGAGAATATTCACAATAGTTTTGTATCTGTCACACCCAACAG ATTCAGAAGAGCAGGTGCAGCAGTTTGTTATTGGGGAGAAGGGACAGAATGCTACACTACAATGTAAAGACCTGCCAGTTGATGCATTATCAGTTCGTTGGGCGAAAAATGGAGTCATGGTTGTTACCCAAAACCCCTCCGAGCTGTTGGCCCATCTTTCCATCGGAAACAACGGTTCCCTGCAGATCACTGAACTGCAGTATATAGATGAAGGCCTGTATTATTGTGAAACCAAAACACCTGACGGCTCATGGCGAAATCAATCGAAGATTCAACTTCAAATCACTG atggTCCAACTAATATATCACTGAACATAAAACCAGCAACTCCCCTAAAAAATGGAACGCTGTTTGTCAAAAGAAGttccagtgttttttttaattgctccAGTGAAGCTTATCCCTCACAGAATCTGGCGTGGATAGTTGAAGATGCAGCACAGGATAATCGTGACCGAGCTTCTGGGAGCAAATCATCTCTTGAGTTTTCCATAAGTAACATCCTGCCAAGTGATCAAGGGATCTACACATGTGCTTCTCAAAATACCTTCTCCATGAGAACTGTGAACAAGAGCCAGGAACTACTAGTTTACT ATGCTCCAGAGAGTCATCCCGTGTGCAGTTGGGAATTGGGAAAAGAGCCATCCGATGTTTTGTTCATATGTAGCTGGTATGGAGGCTACCCTGTGCCCACCCTGGACTGGCATGAGGTTCTTGAAGAGACTGTAATAGCCAAGGGTCCCATGGTCAACACATCCCAAGAGACTGAGCGTTTGGACGTACATGTGAACAGGTTTATATTACACGATGGAGAGGAAGTGAAGTGTGTGGGACATCACTTAACTGGAGTAGAGAGTTCATGCTCCTTCAACCTCA AAATGCCGTACCCATTAGGATCCCCTTTGGTTACTGCTCTGGAGGGCAGTGCAGTCACTCTCAGTTGTACAGAGACTGAATCTCTTCCACCGGCTAAAACTGTATGGAAacataaggacaacaaagtcatcaACAATACCTCGAAATACATCATATCTGAGAGTAAacccacatacacactcactatAGTCAATGTAACAAAAGCAGATGAGGGCATCTTCTACTGCTATAGTGAAAACCCTCTCGGCGCAAGAGAGCTGGAATTGTATCTAACTGTGAAAA CCTCTGCAGGTAGAGGAGCCGCAGTTGGTGTCTTAGTTTCCGTTTTAATAGTCATCATTGGAATTATTCTTAGTGTGACATTATACTCAAAGCGTGACAGAATTTGCATTG gtttagGATTTAG TAATTTAGATGACAACAGAGGAGATGTTCTTAGCTTGGTGGATTCAGATGAAGAGGAGATTTTCCATGATGCTGTTCCTCAACTTCCTCCACTGACAAACGGAAATGCAACCACATTAGTAGATATTCACAGTATACCATCTT GTGATTTTAAAGATAATTCAGACTGTACCGAAGACACAGATCAAACTCAACAACATCAAACAGAATAA